Within Nitrospirota bacterium, the genomic segment TTTCTCCAGCGAAACCGCACTTCTAAAGCTCCTGTATCTGTCGATTCAGAACCTCCCCATAGGGGATGCCCCTGTTCAGAAAAATGGAGCCAGCCTTTAAGAAACTGGAGCCAAACTATTTCTCAACTTGCTTTATTTTTCGAGGGCAGGCTAATATTGGATATCACTGTGTGACGGAGTTTCAGACTTGACACAGTTTAATGAATTTATCCTTTAAAAATCCAAATCCATCATTTAATCAAAAAAATCATAGTTCAGATAGATTTGAATCACACAAAAACAACAGTTTAAAAGAGGATAGAATTACAGTAGATTTCATTTCCCCTGTTTTTTAATTTTCCCTTTAGCCTCTTTATTGGATGCCTCTGTGTTTTCGTACTTAAAGATATACTCATCCGGTTTGGCAAGCCCAAGGTCTTCACGTGCCTGTTTCTCTATGTAAAACGGATCGCTTCTAATTACTCCTATGTCCTCTTTTAGTTTGACGATACTCTTTTCCATGTCCGATATGCTGCTTTCAAGCACCTTCTCTTCACTTTTGAGTTTCATGTACCGCAACACTCCCATATCGTCAAAGACTAAATCAAACATTATCAGCAAAAAGGCTATCGTAAACAAAAATACAAATATACGGCTTCGATTCTTACGCTCTTTTACAATCTGCGTCCTAAGAAGATTTCTTTTGCTCAATAAATTACCGTCCCTTCATAAATTTCTCATATGAAACTCTCCTGCTAATCAGAGAGCGCTCAGGGACACACTGCCGAGTGCTCCCTGAGCGCATTTATGTCTTATAACAGTCGCTTTTAAATTACTTAAGGTTGTAGTAGGTATTGCGTCCCTTATAAATTGCCATACTTCCAAGCTCCTCCTCTATCCTTAAGAGCCTGTTGTATTTAGCAATACGGTCACTGCGTGAGGTAGAGCCGGTCTTAATCTGTCCTGCGTTTAGCGCAACAGCGATATCCGCTATCGTTGTGTCCTCAGTCTCACCAGAACGATGGGAAATTACCGCTGTGTATTTTGCCCGCTTTGCCATCTCTACGGCATCAAGAGTCTCAGTGAGAGAGCCTATCTGATTGACCTTTACCAGTATTGAGTTGGCGATTCCCTTTTCTATGCCTTCTTTAAAGATTGAAGGGTTTGTGACAAAGAGGTCGTCTCCTACAAGCTGGATTTTTTTGGCTAACTTGTCGGTCAGCATTTTCCAGCCTTCCCAATCGTTTTCGCTGCAGCCGTCTTCTATTGAAATTATCGGGTATTTGTCACAGAGTTTTGCATAGTACTCAACCATCTCGGCTTTAGTAAAGGTCTTACCCTCGCCGGCAAAATCATACTTACCGTCTTTGTAGAGCTCTGAGGAAGCAACATCCAGAGCCAGATAGAAGTCAGTGCCGGGCTTGTAACCAGCCTTTGATATGGCCTCAACAATAATAGCAAGAGCATCCTCGTTTGACTTAAGATTGGGGGCAAATCCGCCCTCATCGCCTACTGCAGTGGAAAGACCTTTGTCATGAAGGATTTTCTTAAGAGTGTGGAAAACCTCTGCGGAGTTCCTTAGTGCTTCTGCAAAAGAGGGTGCCCCTATCGGCATTATCATAAACTCCTGAATATCCACGTTATTGTCAGCATGTGCGCCGCCATTTATTATGTTTAACATGGGAACCGGAAGCTCTTTGGCATTTACACCGCCGATGTACTTGTAAAGGGGAAGGTCACACTCCTCAGCCGCTGCCTTTGCTACAGCTAAAGATACGCCAAGGATTGCGTTTGCTCCTAGTTTGGACTTATTGTGCGTTGCATCAGCCTCAATCATTATCCTGTCAACCTGAGACTGATTTATCGCCTCCTCACCTATCACTTTAGCTGCCAATATTTTATTAACATTGTCAACGGCCTTAAGGACTCCCTTACCCAGGTACTTGCTCTTATCACCGTCTCTTAACTCTACAGCCTCCCTCTCTCCGGTTGAAGCGCCACTTGGCACTGCAGCCCGTCCCGCTGCTCCGCTTTCCAGTATAACATCCACCTCTACTGTTGGGTTTCCCCTTGAGTCCATTATCTGTCTGGCGTGTACTACTTCAATTTTTGACATACTCCCTCCCTTAGTTTTTTTATTAAACTGTAACCGTCAATACTACGGCTCATTTCAAACAACTCTCACCTTATTAACTAAAATAGTACCTATTTTTTAGGCATATGGATGGCATGGCCTAAAACATCCTCTGCTGCCTCCATTAGCCCTTCGGAAAGAGTCGGATGGGCATGAATGGTTTCTGCCAAATCCTGCACCGTCAATCCGTTTTTCATGGCTACTGCCGCCTCATGAACTATATCGGAGGCGTTTTGCCCTATTATGTGTACACCTAGTATACGTTTTGCGTCCTCATCTGAGATGACCTTAAAAAGCCCGGATATTTCTCCCATAGCGTGGGCTTTGCCAAGGGCGCGGTACTGAAACCTGCCAACACGGTACTTTAACCCCCGCTCCTCAAGTTGATGCTCCCTAAGTCCTACTGAGCCTATCTCAGGATGGGTAAAAATCCCTCCAGGCACAACCGTATAGTCCATCTCTTCAGAGTGTCCCATTATGTTATTTGCCGCAACAACGCCCTCTTTTGAAGCCGTATGGGCTAATAACATACCACCCGTTACATCTCCTATTGCGTATATGTCCGGATTTGACGTTTCCATATATCTGTTTACTTTTATCTCAGCTCGTTTACCTGTCTCCACACTCACCTTATCCAGTCCCATACCCTGGGTGTTAAACGACCTGCCGATAGTTACCAGGAGCTTCTCAGCCAACAAGTCCTTGCCGTTTGACAATGATACCTTTACACCGTTTGCTTCTACCGATACCTTTTCTACTTTTACCTGGGTTATGAGTTTTATCTTCTTTTTCTTTAACTCTCTCTCAATAGTCTGTGAAATCTCAGGGTCCTCAGTGGTAAGCGCTCGCGGCATCAACTCAACCATTGTTACCTCTGTGCCAAACTCCTGATATATACAGGCAAACTCACAGCCCATAACGCCTGCCCCCACAATTATCATAGAGGCTGGTATGGAACTGATCTCAAGAGCATCAGTGCTATTAAGTATATGTTTACCATCAAAGGGAAAAATCGGAATCTCAGCCGGTCTTGAACCGGTAGCAACTATGAATTTATCGGCGGTAAAGGTTTCCTCTCCGCCGCCTTTTAAAGATATTCGCAGCTCCTTTTCTGATATAAACTCTCCGCGTCCCTCTTTTAATTTAACCCCCCAGCTTTTAAAGAGTCCTTTTATACCCTTGACCTGAGTGGAAATAACCTCGTTTTTTCTGGCTATAATCTTTGATGGATTAGGCTTAATATCTCCGGTAACGTCTATCCCGAATTCGCTGAGATGTTTTGCCTTTGAGTATGCCTCTGCTGAGGCAATGAGTGTTTTTGTGGGAATACAGCCCTCATTTAAGCAGGTGCCTCCAACTTCTTTTCCCTCAATGACGGTTACATCGGCCCCCAGTTGAGCGGCCTTAAGGGCGGCTACATAGCCTCCAGGGCCTGCTCCCAATATAGCTAATTTCATCCCTCTTCCTCTTCTACAAACTTTTCATACTCCGGCAGATCCATAAGATCGTCCAGCTCCGACTCATCGCTCATCTCCACCACTGCTATCCAGCCCTTACCGTACGGGTCCTCGTTAATCACCTCAGGCGCATCCTCAAGCTCTTCATTTATGCTGACCACTGTGCCGCTTAAAGGCGCTATTACCGACGAGGTTGCTTTCGTTGACTCTATCTCAGACATCTCCGTGTTAGCCTCCACCTCTGTGTCCATCTCCGGCAAATCCAGATAGACGATATCCCCCAGTGCGTCCTGCGCATAATCCGTTATACCTATCGTTGCTTTCTTACCCGAAAGACTCACCCATGTGTGTTTTTTATGGTATCGAAGATCTTCTGGATTCATCTCTAACCTCCTGAAAAAGTTTTTTTCCCGTCTTATATTTTAGGGCCTACAATTTCTTATCATACCTATTAGGGCTTTGTCAACAAAAAATTTTTCCCTTAAGTTTTTCCAGGATTCTTGACTTTAATTTAATTGTTATATTACACTCCGTTATGAGAGTTTCAGGGGCTTTTTTAATTGCAGCGTTTGTGCTAATTGCTGTGGTTATGCCGGGTACGGGCATTGTAGCAATGAATCCGTTTTTAGGCGGAAATCCAACGATTTTAGCCCTTGATGTTTGTCATATCTCTCCTCCCGGAGCACTGGTAGCCGATATTCCGGTTATTAATGAGCAAAATTTTACATTTCTTATATTTAGCGTTTATAAATTATATGTTTATAAAAGTTTTACCTCCCATAAACCAGTTCTTTTAACCGAAATAAGTCATCCCCCTCAGTCTGCATAAACGCCATCAATATTACAAAATAGCTACCTCATTCAAAATCATGTAAACCTGACTGAGCCAATACTCTCAGGCAGTTTACGATGATATGTTTATTAAGTGGCCGCAATAAATTATGAATTAGATTATAAGGAGAATTTGTTATGAAAATTATGTCATTACTTCTTACTGTTTGTCTGTTACTTACTGCTGCGACAGCTATTGCTGCCGCAGATTCTGGGAAATGCGCCTTTTGTGGTATGGAGCTTGACGCTCGCAGCCGTATGCAGATTACTTACACTGACGGCACAAAAGTGGACTTTTGCTGTATAAATTGTGTTGCAAATTATATGAAAGCACATCCGGATGCTAAAATTGAATCTGTCAGGGCAGCCGATTATGTTACAAAGGAACTTATTGATGCTAAAGGTGCGTTTTGGATTGTTGGGGGAGCTAAGGGGGGCGTAATGAGCTCTGTGGCAAAATGGGCTTTTGCTAATAAAGAGGATGCTGTAAAATATACTCAGGCAAACGGCGGGAATATAACATCTTTTGATGATGCAATAGATACAGCACAGCATGAGGCAGCTAATGCCCCTCATGGCGGCCACGACATGATGCATATGGATATGGGAGCAGGTGCACAACTTGTATATAACCCTGCATTTGGCGACGATGTCTATCACACCCATCCAGCTGGCATGTGGATGGTTAACTATAAGTTTATGCACATGGACATGAGGGGCCTTAGGGACGGCACCTCTAACGTCAGTCAGACAGATGTTGGGTACAATCGAAGAACTCCGTACAGATATATGATGATTCCCACCGATATGACTATGGACATGCAGATGTTGATGGTGATGTATGGAATTACAGACAGACTGACTGTGATGGCAATGGCAAACTATCAATCAACCAAAATGGGTATGCTTATGGATATGGGGCCTATGTCCAGAAGAGGGATAACACCCGAGGCTCCAATGGTAACAAGCGGATTTGGGGATATGGAGTTGCGCGGCATGTACAAGCTTAATAAATATCTGACTGGAAGCCTTGGTGTTGCCCTTCCCACTGGTGACATTAATCAGGAAATTGCAATGATGGGAACCACCTATCGGGCCCCTTACGACATGCAGTTAGGGGATGGTACGTTTGACCTTAAGCCTGCCCTTACACTATCTGTGACAACTGACGATGGGAACTGGAACTACGGCGGACAGACCATGTTTACGTGGCATACTGGCAGGAACTCTAACGGGTGGAGTTATGGGGACAACTTTAAGGCAATGACATGGATTCAGCGTGCCATGGGGCCAGCTGCCGCATGGCTTCGTCTGACCTACAATGACACAGGCGCAATCAAAGGAGAGGACACTGAAATTGCCAGGATAAACACAGGCGCTCCAATGCCTGATTCGGTAACATCCAATTACGGAGGACAGCGATTGGATGGCATATTGGGTTTCAGTTTCACTAAGGGGCCCTTCAGTGTTGGAGTGGAGGGCGGTATGCCACTGTATCAGGATCTAAACGGCCTGCAGATGAAAACCACATGGTTTATGACAGCAGGCGTTCAGGTAATGTTTTAACGATAAAATCTTCATACCCTTAGGCGTTGTGCCTAAGGGTATAAAGGATGCTTTATGCAACATTGATTCTTAGTTATTTCCAATTCTCTTTTGAAACGTAGTGTCCATGGGTGTGTGGATGGTTTGTTTAAGGATAAATTGGCCAACCACGTTGTTTAAATTCTGGGAAAGGGTTCGTAAATTATTAGAGGCATCGCTTAACCCATCAGCCATAGATGCAGTTTGTGCCGAAATGCCGACTATCTCACCCATGTCGCTTATTATGGTATCCGCTAGTGAGGACATCTTAGGGGTAAAGTCAAGTATATAGTTTACTTTACTGTCCAGCTCTCCTACGCTCTGAACGATATGTTGAAGTGACTCACCGGCCTCCTTAGATAAATTAACACCAGCCGTAACGCGATTTAAACTCTCTTGCATAGAGAAAACCGCTTTTTCAGTCTCAGTCTGAATGGAACTAATCATAGAGCCGATTTCGGTGGTAGCTTTAGAGGTTTTTTCGGCAAGTTTTCTTACCTCATC encodes:
- a CDS encoding nitrous oxide reductase accessory protein NosL; amino-acid sequence: MKIMSLLLTVCLLLTAATAIAAADSGKCAFCGMELDARSRMQITYTDGTKVDFCCINCVANYMKAHPDAKIESVRAADYVTKELIDAKGAFWIVGGAKGGVMSSVAKWAFANKEDAVKYTQANGGNITSFDDAIDTAQHEAANAPHGGHDMMHMDMGAGAQLVYNPAFGDDVYHTHPAGMWMVNYKFMHMDMRGLRDGTSNVSQTDVGYNRRTPYRYMMIPTDMTMDMQMLMVMYGITDRLTVMAMANYQSTKMGMLMDMGPMSRRGITPEAPMVTSGFGDMELRGMYKLNKYLTGSLGVALPTGDINQEIAMMGTTYRAPYDMQLGDGTFDLKPALTLSVTTDDGNWNYGGQTMFTWHTGRNSNGWSYGDNFKAMTWIQRAMGPAAAWLRLTYNDTGAIKGEDTEIARINTGAPMPDSVTSNYGGQRLDGILGFSFTKGPFSVGVEGGMPLYQDLNGLQMKTTWFMTAGVQVMF
- the eno gene encoding phosphopyruvate hydratase; amino-acid sequence: MSKIEVVHARQIMDSRGNPTVEVDVILESGAAGRAAVPSGASTGEREAVELRDGDKSKYLGKGVLKAVDNVNKILAAKVIGEEAINQSQVDRIMIEADATHNKSKLGANAILGVSLAVAKAAAEECDLPLYKYIGGVNAKELPVPMLNIINGGAHADNNVDIQEFMIMPIGAPSFAEALRNSAEVFHTLKKILHDKGLSTAVGDEGGFAPNLKSNEDALAIIVEAISKAGYKPGTDFYLALDVASSELYKDGKYDFAGEGKTFTKAEMVEYYAKLCDKYPIISIEDGCSENDWEGWKMLTDKLAKKIQLVGDDLFVTNPSIFKEGIEKGIANSILVKVNQIGSLTETLDAVEMAKRAKYTAVISHRSGETEDTTIADIAVALNAGQIKTGSTSRSDRIAKYNRLLRIEEELGSMAIYKGRNTYYNLK
- the lpdA gene encoding dihydrolipoyl dehydrogenase; the protein is MKLAILGAGPGGYVAALKAAQLGADVTVIEGKEVGGTCLNEGCIPTKTLIASAEAYSKAKHLSEFGIDVTGDIKPNPSKIIARKNEVISTQVKGIKGLFKSWGVKLKEGRGEFISEKELRISLKGGGEETFTADKFIVATGSRPAEIPIFPFDGKHILNSTDALEISSIPASMIIVGAGVMGCEFACIYQEFGTEVTMVELMPRALTTEDPEISQTIERELKKKKIKLITQVKVEKVSVEANGVKVSLSNGKDLLAEKLLVTIGRSFNTQGMGLDKVSVETGKRAEIKVNRYMETSNPDIYAIGDVTGGMLLAHTASKEGVVAANNIMGHSEEMDYTVVPGGIFTHPEIGSVGLREHQLEERGLKYRVGRFQYRALGKAHAMGEISGLFKVISDEDAKRILGVHIIGQNASDIVHEAAVAMKNGLTVQDLAETIHAHPTLSEGLMEAAEDVLGHAIHMPKK
- a CDS encoding septum formation initiator family protein; amino-acid sequence: MSKRNLLRTQIVKERKNRSRIFVFLFTIAFLLIMFDLVFDDMGVLRYMKLKSEEKVLESSISDMEKSIVKLKEDIGVIRSDPFYIEKQAREDLGLAKPDEYIFKYENTEASNKEAKGKIKKQGK
- the gcvH gene encoding glycine cleavage system protein GcvH; amino-acid sequence: MNPEDLRYHKKHTWVSLSGKKATIGITDYAQDALGDIVYLDLPEMDTEVEANTEMSEIESTKATSSVIAPLSGTVVSINEELEDAPEVINEDPYGKGWIAVVEMSDESELDDLMDLPEYEKFVEEEEG